The genomic segment AATAGTTTTAGAATGGGGATTATGGATACGGCTTATTTCGATTCAAAAGCGGAAACATGGGACGCGCGTAGTGCACGTGCATTGCGCGCGGAAAAAATATACAACGGCATCATCGCTGAGTTGTATATGAATCCCGGCGATCATGTCCTTGATTTCGGCTGCGGAACGGGGCTGCTCGGTTTTCAGTTTATCGATGCAGCCGGAACCGTAACCTTTGCCGACACATCTTCCGGTATGCTGGAGCAAGTACGTAAAAAAGCGGCATCGCTGCAAGGCGGTAAAGTAAAAATCCTTGATTTAACGAAACATGATGTTGCTGAAACATACAATATTATTGTTTCGCTGCTGGCACTGCATCATATCGAAGATGTAGAGGGAACGGTTTACAATTTAGCTTCCCATGTCGGCGAAAACGGCTACATCTGTTTTTCAGATCTCGATCTTGAAGACGGCAGCTTTCATTATCCCGAAGTAGCCCCCCATAACGGAATAGACCGCACGGTTATTACGGATGCGCTCCGTAAGGGCGGTATGGATATTATATGCAATAAAACCGTGTATACTGAAGAAAAAATTATTGACGGTACCGTAAAAACATATCCCATTTTTTTAATCATAGGGAAGAGGGTAGGGTAAACGATCGGTTGCGGATGATGTAACAACGGATGATGCGACGCTTGCGGGAACCGGTATTTGCTGCTAATATGATGGGGCATTCGGGCAAACGCATCAGGCCGTTTTTTTAGTAGCCCCTCAGAATAAGCAAAGGAGAACTCTATGGATATTAATAGAGACACCGCAGTAGGATTGCTCAATCAGTATGTTACAACCGAGCATATCATGGCTCATTCGTTCGCCGTTGAAGCCGTTATGCGAGCCCTTGCAAAGCGGCTTGCTCCTGCCGAGGAAGAATTGTGGGGAATTACGGGGTTACTTCACGATTTGGACATAGATGTTTCCCACTGGCAGGAGCACCCCGAACGGCACGGCCCCGTAACCGTTGAGCTTTTAAAAGAACATAATTTCGGCTGTGAGGAAATGTACAACGCCATTATTGCTCATAACCCCGATACGGGTGTCGTACCGCAAACGCTGTTTGAAAAAGCACTCTTTGCTGCCGACCCAATTACCGGATTTATCACCGCTGTTACGCTTGTGTATCCCGATAAAAAGATTGCGAGCGTTAAGGTTAAATCCATCGTCAAGAAAATGAAAGCAGCCGGATTTGCAGCAGGGGCAGATAGAGGAGCGATGATGTCGATAGAAAATATCGGCATACCGTTTCCGGAATTTGCGGAATTATCGCTTACTGCGATGTGCGGTATTGCCGATAAGCTCGGGCTCTAGCTCCTTCCGAATGGCTAAGTTTAGACGGCAGTCAAAGTCCTCGCGTATGGCGGAGATACAGGAAGCTGCAAAAAAAGTATTTTTGACGAAAGGTTTCCGCTATACGACGATGGAGGATGTGGTAAAAAACACAACGCTTTCCAAGGGCGGTGTCTACCAATATTATAAAACGACAAAAGCCATCCTGTTCGATATTATGCAAAACGGAAACTATTTCCGGTATGAGCGTACGGAAAAAATCGTACAGGAATCGGAGAATACCGAATCGCTTGCCGAAGTTATAACGCAAGCGTGTATGGCAAAACTTTTTGACGAACTGCCCGAAAAAAAACTCTATCTGATGTTTTTAGCGGAAATCCCTTATGACCGCGACTATGAAGCTTTGTATTTCCAATTGGAAACGCAGGCCTTTGAGCTTTTTATAAAAAACTTACATTATCCTCCTCAACAAGAGCGGGAAATTATGGATATCATCCGGAATAAAGAGTATTTTCTGTTTAAAATTTTTCACGGTATGCTGGTGATGCACGAATTATTCAGCGATAAGGATGTGTTTAATCAAAATAAAGAAAAAATCCGCGCGATGATTCTTACCGCAATACAGAACTTTTTTGACCGGTATCCGAATTTGCTCAATCGATGAGCGATACTTCTTTTTTATCCCCCTACTGTTTTTTCAACGGAGTGAGTTATGGTGTTTATTGATTTTATTCTTGCGATGCTGCCTATTCTCTGGCTCATTATTTCTTTGAGTAAGCTCAAGATGGAAGGCTTTAAGGCATGCGGTATTGCATTGCTGATAACGGCGGTTTTGGCGGCATCGTATTGGCACTTAAATCCGATCCACATATCGACTGCCGTACTTGAAGGAACCGCTAATGCGCTATGGCCGATATGTTTGATTATTACTGCGGCGCTTTTTACCTATAACTTAACCGTAAAAACAGGCGCTATGGAGATTATCAAAGGAATGCTGACCGGCATTTCCGACGACACAAGAATATTGATGCTGATTATCGGCTGGGGGTTCGGTAATTTTATGGAAGGCATGGCAGGATTTGGCACAGCGGTCGCTATTCCCGCATCGATTCTTGCAGGAATAGGAGTTAATCCCATCGATGCGGTAACGGCTTGCCTTATCATGAATACGACGCCGACCGCTTTCGGTTCGGTAGGAACTCCGACGGTAACGCTTTCTTTGATTACGGGATTGGACTTACGGCTTCTTGCAGCGGATGCCGCCCTCATACAGGCTGTGCATACGTTTATTTCGCCGTTTCTTGCAATAATGGTCTGCGGCGGCGGAATACAAGGCTTAAAAGGAGTGCGGGTGATTACACTAATCGCTTCGCTGTCGTTTGTTGTGCCTTACCTTCTTTTTGCGCAGTTATTAGGGCCGGAACTTCCCACTATCGTCGGCTCTATTTGTTCGATGCTCTGTATAATCCTTGCAGTAAAACTCGGCAAAAAGACCGGCAGAAAAGCTCCGCTCAAAATCGATTTTGCGGAAGGCGCACGGGCATGGGCGCCCTTTGTGCTTATTTTCGTACTGTTAATTATCACGTCAAAGGTATGCCCGCCAATTCATAATGCAATTAAGGATATTAAGCATTCGTTTTTGATATAT from the Treponema vincentii F0403 genome contains:
- a CDS encoding class I SAM-dependent DNA methyltransferase, translated to MDTAYFDSKAETWDARSARALRAEKIYNGIIAELYMNPGDHVLDFGCGTGLLGFQFIDAAGTVTFADTSSGMLEQVRKKAASLQGGKVKILDLTKHDVAETYNIIVSLLALHHIEDVEGTVYNLASHVGENGYICFSDLDLEDGSFHYPEVAPHNGIDRTVITDALRKGGMDIICNKTVYTEEKIIDGTVKTYPIFLIIGKRVG
- a CDS encoding L-lactate permease, which encodes MVFIDFILAMLPILWLIISLSKLKMEGFKACGIALLITAVLAASYWHLNPIHISTAVLEGTANALWPICLIITAALFTYNLTVKTGAMEIIKGMLTGISDDTRILMLIIGWGFGNFMEGMAGFGTAVAIPASILAGIGVNPIDAVTACLIMNTTPTAFGSVGTPTVTLSLITGLDLRLLAADAALIQAVHTFISPFLAIMVCGGGIQGLKGVRVITLIASLSFVVPYLLFAQLLGPELPTIVGSICSMLCIILAVKLGKKTGRKAPLKIDFAEGARAWAPFVLIFVLLIITSKVCPPIHNAIKDIKHSFLIYTGGDGKPLTFSWINTPGVMIFIAAICGGLIQKASLPEIAHTLGFTVKKYWKTFLTICTVIATAKVMTYSGMISDIAHSIVVVAGPVYPFVAPLIGVLGAFVTGSGTSTNVLFGNLQMETALSLNLNPYWITAANVLGAGIGKMICPQNIAIGAGAIGVTGSDSKILAAVFKYFILYALLAGVICFAGGLLIENR
- a CDS encoding HD domain-containing protein, producing MDINRDTAVGLLNQYVTTEHIMAHSFAVEAVMRALAKRLAPAEEELWGITGLLHDLDIDVSHWQEHPERHGPVTVELLKEHNFGCEEMYNAIIAHNPDTGVVPQTLFEKALFAADPITGFITAVTLVYPDKKIASVKVKSIVKKMKAAGFAAGADRGAMMSIENIGIPFPEFAELSLTAMCGIADKLGL
- a CDS encoding TetR/AcrR family transcriptional regulator: MAKFRRQSKSSRMAEIQEAAKKVFLTKGFRYTTMEDVVKNTTLSKGGVYQYYKTTKAILFDIMQNGNYFRYERTEKIVQESENTESLAEVITQACMAKLFDELPEKKLYLMFLAEIPYDRDYEALYFQLETQAFELFIKNLHYPPQQEREIMDIIRNKEYFLFKIFHGMLVMHELFSDKDVFNQNKEKIRAMILTAIQNFFDRYPNLLNR